CGGCTCGTAGAAGCTGAGCGAGTTGTCGCCCTGGCTGAGAATGCGCACGCGCTTCAGTTTCCCGTAGGCGTCTTTGAGATGGTGCGTGAATTTCGAGGCGTGCTGCACGATGACCAGCGGGCGCGGCTGCTCGCCCAGGGCTTCCAGGCAAAGCTGGTATTCGCGTTCGCGGGGATAGGGCGGATCGAGGAAGACGATGTCGGCTTCGAACTTCGTGATGACGGGCGCGGCGTTGCCGGGATGGACTTCGCAGCGGGCGGCGATGTCGAGCATGCGGATGTTCTCTTCGAGGGCGCGCAGCGCGGGGCGGCTCTTCTCGAGAAAGATGGCGCGGCGGGCGCCGCGGCTGAGCGCTTCGATGCCGACGCTGCCCGAGCCGGCGTAGGCGTCGAGAAAGACCGTGCCCTCGATGCGCGGGGCGAGGATGTTGAACAGCGCTTCCCTCAGACGGTCCGGCGTGGGGCGGACCGAATCGCCGTGCGGCGTCTTCAGCCGCCGGGAGCGGAATTCACCACCAATGACTCTCATGCGTGACCTGCAGTTCCTTTCATGCCGCGGCCCGGGATTTCATCCGACCAGCGCCAGCCCGTAGCGGTGCTGCCAGTGTTCGCGCACGTAGCGCATGGCGCGCTCGAACTCTTCTCTGGATGGAGGATGAGCCGCGAATTCGGCCGCCTCGCGGCGGGCGGCTTCCAGAATGTCATGATCGCGGATCAGATTGCCGATGCGGAAGACGGGCAGGCCGCTCTGCCGGGTTCCCAGAAACTCGCCGGGACCGCGGAGCTTGAGATCCATTTCCGAGATGTAAAAACCGTCGCTGGACTCGACGAGCGTGCGGATGCGCTCCTGCGCGGTTTCAGAGAGCTTGTCGGTGACGAGGATGCAGTAGCTCTGGGCGGCGCCGCGGCCGACGCGCCCGCGCAGCTGGTGCAGCTGCGCGAGGCCGAAGCGTTCGGCGTTTTCGATCACCATCACGGTGGCGTTGGGCACGTCGACGCCGACTTCGATCACCGTAGTGGAGACGAGGATCTGCAGCTCCCCGCGCTTGAAGGCGTCCATGACGCGCTCTTTCTCGTCCGCCGGCAGGCGGCCGTGCAGGAGTCCGATGCGCAGGTTGGGGAAGACGTGCTGCGTGAGTTCGCGGTATCCGGCTTCAGCCGCCTTGAGCGCGGTGGCTTCGTTTTCCTCGATGGCCGGATAGACGATGTAGGCCTGGCGGCCGGCCTGGATTTCGCGCAGCAGGAAGCTGTAGACCTGCTCGATTTCGAGCCGCGTCCTGTGGATCGTCTGGATGGGCTTGCGGCCCGGAGGGAGCTCGTCGATCACGCTGAGGTCGAGGTCGCCGTACACCGTCAGCGCGAGCGTGCGCGGGATGGGGGTGGCGGTCATGACGAGCACGTCGGGCGCGAGGCCTTTCTGCTGGAGCGCCTTCCGCTGAAGGACGCCGAAGCGGTGCTGCTCGTCGATGATGACCAGTCCGAGGCGGGAGAAGTTGACGTCCTCTTCGATGAGAGCATGCGTGCCGATGACGATGTGGGCGAAGCCCGTAGAAACGGCGCGCTTGTTCAGTTCCTTTTCCTTTTTCGTCTGCGAACCGAGCAGGAGGACGATGTTGTAGCGGAGCGGCTCGAAGATTTTCCGGAAATTGAGATAGTGCTGCGTGGCGAGGATTTCCGTCGGGGCGAGAATCGCCGTCTGATAGCCGTTTTCGACGGCGATGACGGCAGCCTGGGCGGCGACCAGGGTCTTTCCGCTGCCGACGTCGCCCTGCAGGAGGCGGTTCATCGGAACCGGGGCGGCCATGTCGCGGGCGATTTCGCCGAGGACGCGCTTCTGCGCTGCGGTGGGCTTGAAGGGCAGCATTTTCTTAATCTGCTCGCGCACCCGGCCGGTCAGCTGGAAGGAGATGCCCGCGGCGCTGCGCTCTTCATCGCGCTTGAGGGCGAGACCCGCCTGGAGCCAGAAGAACTCCTCGAAGATCAGCCGCATCTGCGCCGGGGTCCGGAAGGCGTTGAGCAGGCGCAGATCGGTTTCCTGCGGCGGGAAGTGGAGGGCGCGGAGGGACTCGGCCAGGCCGGGCAGGCGCATTTTCCGGCGGACCGATTCGGGCAGAGGATCGGGCGCATCGTCCAGAGCCGCGGTGAGGCGGTAGAGGACATTGCGGAAGACGCGCGTGGAGATCTTCCCGGCGGCTTCGTAGACGGGCACGATGCGGCCGGTATGCAGGCCGGCTTCTTCGTCTTCCTCCTCGCCGCGGAGGATTTCCAGCTCCGGATGCAGCATGAGGAGTCCCCCCTGGTAGGGGTCGAACTCGACCTTGCCGTAGAGCGCGGCGCGGACGCCGGGCTGCAACAGATTGGCCAGATATTGTGCGTGGAACCAGCGGGCGGCGAGCGGCATGCGGGAGCCGTCGGTGAAGATGGCCTCGATCATGCCGAGGTCGCGGCGGCGGAAGCGCGGCGCCTGCACGCGCACGACCGTGGCGATGACGGTGGCGGTCTCGCCGGGCGCGAGGCGGTTGACGGGTTTGAGATTCGAGCGGTCTTCGTAGCGGAACGGAGCGTAGTAGAGCAGGTCGCCGGCGGTTTCGATTCCCTTGGCGCGGAGTTCTTCGGCGCGCTTCGGGCCGACGCCCTTGACGTATTGCACCGGCGTGGAAAAATCGAAAGGCACGGCGAGAGACGGTGGAAATCCCAGTGTACGAAAGGGGGTGGCGCGATGGCGGGCGGCCGGCAAAGACCGTTACCATGGCGATGATGCCGCCGCGCACGCCAACGCTGATCCAGCTTC
This DNA window, taken from Bryobacteraceae bacterium, encodes the following:
- the recG gene encoding ATP-dependent DNA helicase RecG, with the protein product MPFDFSTPVQYVKGVGPKRAEELRAKGIETAGDLLYYAPFRYEDRSNLKPVNRLAPGETATVIATVVRVQAPRFRRRDLGMIEAIFTDGSRMPLAARWFHAQYLANLLQPGVRAALYGKVEFDPYQGGLLMLHPELEILRGEEEDEEAGLHTGRIVPVYEAAGKISTRVFRNVLYRLTAALDDAPDPLPESVRRKMRLPGLAESLRALHFPPQETDLRLLNAFRTPAQMRLIFEEFFWLQAGLALKRDEERSAAGISFQLTGRVREQIKKMLPFKPTAAQKRVLGEIARDMAAPVPMNRLLQGDVGSGKTLVAAQAAVIAVENGYQTAILAPTEILATQHYLNFRKIFEPLRYNIVLLLGSQTKKEKELNKRAVSTGFAHIVIGTHALIEEDVNFSRLGLVIIDEQHRFGVLQRKALQQKGLAPDVLVMTATPIPRTLALTVYGDLDLSVIDELPPGRKPIQTIHRTRLEIEQVYSFLLREIQAGRQAYIVYPAIEENEATALKAAEAGYRELTQHVFPNLRIGLLHGRLPADEKERVMDAFKRGELQILVSTTVIEVGVDVPNATVMVIENAERFGLAQLHQLRGRVGRGAAQSYCILVTDKLSETAQERIRTLVESSDGFYISEMDLKLRGPGEFLGTRQSGLPVFRIGNLIRDHDILEAARREAAEFAAHPPSREEFERAMRYVREHWQHRYGLALVG
- a CDS encoding methyltransferase small — protein: MRVIGGEFRSRRLKTPHGDSVRPTPDRLREALFNILAPRIEGTVFLDAYAGSGSVGIEALSRGARRAIFLEKSRPALRALEENIRMLDIAARCEVHPGNAAPVITKFEADIVFLDPPYPREREYQLCLEALGEQPRPLVIVQHASKFTHHLKDAYGKLKRVRILSQGDNSLSFYEPRP